From a single Aneurinibacillus sp. REN35 genomic region:
- a CDS encoding cupin domain-containing protein gives MKTAVLKNLLESRAVGKVDVLKFSRGAVINLQLRAGQRVGRHHTPSDAIIHVVSGRVRFGVGDESVELTKDIVLHMNPREDHELEAIEDTSLLVIKVGEDTSCG, from the coding sequence ATGAAAACAGCAGTGTTAAAAAACTTGTTAGAAAGTCGTGCCGTTGGAAAAGTTGATGTATTGAAGTTTTCTAGAGGAGCGGTAATTAACCTGCAGCTCAGAGCGGGGCAGAGAGTAGGGCGGCACCATACGCCCAGTGATGCCATTATCCATGTCGTATCCGGACGGGTGCGATTTGGCGTCGGCGACGAGAGCGTGGAGTTAACCAAGGATATTGTGCTGCATATGAATCCAAGGGAAGATCATGAGTTGGAAGCCATTGAGGATACAAGCCTACTGGTAATTAAAGTGGGAGAAGATACATCATGCGGTT
- a CDS encoding ribonuclease Z, translating into MLDIALLGCGGTMPLPKRWLTAMLASYNGKMILIDCGEGTQVTMKMLGWGFKSIDAICFTHYHADHVAGLPGLLFAIANAGREEPLLLMGPPGLVEVVRGMTVIAPYLPYELELVELSEQEDTVHDVGEFVVRTLPVYHTVPCVSYTVEIERGRKFNPARASELGIPVPYWSRLQKGETIVHDGSTFTPDMVLGEPRKGLKVAYCTDTRPIEGLIDFIQGADLFIGEGMYGDIESLPKAEEHRHMLFEEAAALAKAGDVKELWLTHYSPSLHTPEEYIETARRIFPETKLGHDRMNTSLVFEKE; encoded by the coding sequence ATGCTTGATATTGCTTTGTTGGGATGCGGGGGAACCATGCCGCTTCCAAAACGCTGGCTTACTGCCATGCTTGCGTCATATAACGGCAAGATGATATTGATTGACTGCGGAGAAGGAACGCAGGTAACGATGAAAATGTTGGGGTGGGGCTTTAAGTCCATTGATGCGATCTGCTTTACCCACTACCATGCCGATCACGTAGCGGGGCTGCCTGGTTTATTGTTCGCCATTGCTAATGCCGGACGGGAGGAGCCGCTTTTGCTTATGGGTCCGCCCGGGCTTGTCGAAGTGGTACGGGGAATGACCGTGATTGCCCCGTATCTTCCCTATGAGCTGGAACTGGTTGAGCTGTCTGAGCAGGAAGATACAGTACACGATGTCGGAGAATTTGTCGTGCGTACGCTTCCTGTGTATCATACGGTTCCATGTGTGAGCTATACAGTGGAAATTGAGCGGGGCAGGAAGTTTAATCCGGCACGCGCTTCTGAGCTGGGTATTCCTGTGCCGTACTGGAGTCGTTTACAGAAGGGTGAGACCATTGTGCATGATGGAAGTACCTTTACCCCAGATATGGTGCTTGGTGAGCCGCGTAAGGGCTTAAAAGTAGCCTACTGCACAGATACGCGACCGATAGAAGGATTGATTGATTTCATTCAGGGAGCCGATCTGTTTATCGGAGAGGGGATGTACGGAGATATAGAAAGTCTGCCGAAAGCGGAGGAGCACCGCCATATGCTATTTGAAGAGGCGGCGGCACTCGCCAAAGCTGGTGATGTCAAGGAGTTATGGCTGACACATTACAGTCCTTCGTTGCATACTCCTGAAGAATATATTGAGACTGCCCGCCGGATTTTTCCGGAGACAAAGCTTGGGCATGACCGGATGAACACAAGTCTTGTCTTTGAGAAAGAGTAA
- a CDS encoding DNA-3-methyladenine glycosylase, with amino-acid sequence MSATLHKLPRDFYNRDTLIVARELLGKHLVHIVDGIAREGRIVEVEAYIGPEDKGAHTYNGRRTPRNEVMYGPPGYAYVYLIYGMYNCVNTVTNEAERPEAVLIRALEPVQGIPLMAQARFGRSQSLTSREKISLTNGPGKLCQALGITRAHNGFDLCGDALFITEPSDAAEEVDIVETTRVNIDYAEEAALYPWRFYIKDNPFISRK; translated from the coding sequence GTGAGCGCAACATTGCATAAGCTGCCAAGAGACTTCTATAATCGTGATACGCTAATTGTAGCTCGTGAATTGCTGGGCAAGCATCTTGTTCATATCGTAGACGGGATAGCGCGTGAAGGACGAATTGTCGAGGTGGAAGCATATATTGGGCCAGAAGATAAGGGAGCCCATACGTACAATGGGCGGCGTACACCACGTAATGAAGTCATGTACGGCCCACCCGGCTATGCCTATGTGTATCTAATCTATGGAATGTATAATTGTGTGAACACCGTAACGAATGAAGCAGAGAGGCCCGAAGCTGTACTGATCCGTGCGCTTGAGCCTGTACAGGGGATACCCCTTATGGCGCAGGCGCGTTTTGGAAGGAGTCAATCGCTTACGTCCAGAGAGAAAATCAGCCTTACGAACGGGCCGGGAAAGCTGTGTCAGGCATTGGGCATTACCCGTGCTCATAATGGCTTCGATCTGTGCGGCGATGCGCTGTTTATTACGGAGCCGTCAGATGCGGCAGAAGAGGTCGATATCGTGGAAACGACGCGTGTCAATATTGATTATGCAGAAGAAGCGGCATTATATCCGTGGCGATTCTACATAAAGGACAATCCGTTTATCTCGCGGAAGTAG
- a CDS encoding toxic anion resistance protein, whose protein sequence is MNYSEEHSQDAALSLSAEQQQRVRELARRISPAQPHSLVQYGADIQDKMARLADSMLNQMRAHQAEEQIGSILHSLLDKVREIRPDDILTPPRGILARLFSISSTKAKQKMLARCQKTNHEMERMADTLERLRHQMLRDTTMLDVLYARNREYFHELSLYLVAAREKLKEVREVMLPAMREKAEQSGESMQMQELMDLERFADRLEKKVQDLLISQSIAFQTAPQIRMIQENHEMLMEKIRSSILTTIPLWKSQMVILLSLLRQQGALSLQRQMTRESGAVLRENTKALKNAVRQTDREQGNAAAEVEAFRDTQEELLTVIEQTLHIQRESSEKRRQVEQALVHIEQDTGGKLDQASRLG, encoded by the coding sequence ATGAATTATTCAGAGGAACATAGTCAAGATGCGGCGCTTTCGCTTTCCGCTGAGCAGCAGCAGCGCGTAAGAGAACTCGCTCGTCGTATCTCCCCTGCTCAGCCGCACTCGCTTGTACAGTACGGTGCAGATATCCAAGATAAGATGGCCCGCTTAGCTGATAGCATGCTGAATCAGATGAGGGCTCATCAGGCTGAAGAGCAGATTGGAAGCATTCTACATTCCTTGCTCGATAAAGTCCGGGAGATTCGACCGGATGATATTCTTACACCGCCGCGAGGGATTCTGGCCCGTTTATTCAGTATCTCTTCTACAAAAGCCAAACAGAAAATGCTTGCTCGCTGTCAAAAAACGAATCATGAGATGGAGCGGATGGCTGATACGCTAGAACGCCTTCGTCATCAGATGCTGCGTGATACGACAATGCTTGATGTATTGTATGCAAGAAACCGGGAATACTTCCACGAGCTCAGTCTGTATCTGGTAGCTGCCAGAGAGAAGCTAAAGGAAGTACGAGAAGTTATGCTGCCTGCTATGCGTGAGAAGGCTGAGCAATCAGGTGAGTCAATGCAGATGCAGGAGTTGATGGATTTGGAGCGGTTTGCTGACCGTTTGGAGAAGAAGGTACAGGATCTGCTTATCAGTCAATCCATTGCTTTTCAAACGGCTCCACAAATTCGCATGATTCAGGAGAATCACGAGATGCTAATGGAGAAGATTCGTTCCTCCATCCTTACAACCATCCCGCTTTGGAAAAGCCAGATGGTCATTCTATTGTCGCTGCTTCGCCAGCAAGGAGCTTTATCACTACAGCGTCAGATGACAAGAGAATCCGGCGCTGTGCTTAGGGAGAACACCAAGGCGCTGAAGAACGCAGTCAGACAAACGGATAGAGAACAAGGAAATGCCGCAGCGGAAGTAGAGGCATTTAGAGATACACAGGAGGAATTGTTGACCGTTATTGAGCAGACGCTGCATATTCAGCGGGAAAGCAGCGAGAAGCGACGTCAGGTTGAACAAGCATTGGTTCATATCGAACAGGATACGGGCGGCAAGCTGGATCAGGCGAGCCGGCTCGGATAA